Proteins co-encoded in one Acidovorax sp. 69 genomic window:
- a CDS encoding EAL domain-containing protein, producing the protein MDVLQTVERRPVSLTLRVTWPFITMVLLLVACASASLYVLSTVRAFVAGESLWTKGQKDAIYFLDQYATTGSPQAFAGFTRAMEIPLGDHAARLALQPGQVQTDVARDGFLRGGNHPDDIDGLIWLLRYFDRFDLVKKPVDQWLVGDEYINALRELSHEIHQHNTAGTADAQARERWQTTIREINAGVTPAARNFSDALGESSRHIVLLLMWTNMGMAVILIMLTLWHTHGLLAQRRRAELNLEAEREQARTTLTAIGDAVVTTNMHGEILYMNPAAEALLARSATQAAGLPLAQLLVFDGEAPPLSANALVQTILHSGSATTGNIHRTLVRADQTIVPVKLVGSPIRHQGALTGAVLVLHDVTREQHYVEQLSWQASHDALTGLVNRREFEHRLEALLAQPRPVGREGSLLYVDMDQFKLINDTCGHQAGDEMLREVCRMLQSHLREGDTLARLGGDEFGILLKDCPAGPSARIAEQLRQAGQELRLNWGDQQLRTGLSIGMVQLIPALTSIQEAMRVADMACYRAKESGRNRVFIYQTEDIEMSRREGDMDWVRRLRLALEHNQFQLYAQAIAPLQPEGETGLHMEVLLRLPEDDGQLIAPGCFIPAAEHYGMMPSIDRWVIRHTLEALAQRQNLPGVNTPVHSCAINLSGTSLGDDSLLKLIRSALTESGVDPRVLCFEITETSAISHLPNAVRLMKELQQLGCRFALDDFGAGMSSFNYLKHLPVDYLKIDGSFVKDMLQDAGNRAMVEMIHHIGQVTGKQTIAEFAESQAIVDALRGIGVNYAQGYALARPIPLDDYLAMQRTPQPGPPGSADSVQAPPRAGQRGAGPETGDGPP; encoded by the coding sequence ATGGATGTGTTGCAGACAGTCGAGCGAAGACCCGTCTCACTGACGCTGCGGGTGACTTGGCCATTCATCACGATGGTGTTGCTGCTGGTGGCGTGTGCCTCTGCCAGCTTGTATGTCTTATCGACGGTGCGTGCCTTTGTCGCTGGCGAAAGCCTCTGGACCAAGGGCCAGAAAGACGCCATCTACTTCCTGGATCAATACGCCACCACCGGGTCGCCACAGGCCTTTGCCGGTTTCACCCGTGCCATGGAGATTCCGCTGGGCGACCACGCCGCACGACTGGCCCTGCAACCCGGTCAGGTTCAGACCGATGTGGCACGCGACGGCTTTCTGCGGGGCGGCAATCACCCCGATGACATTGACGGCCTGATCTGGTTGTTGCGCTATTTCGACCGCTTTGACCTGGTCAAAAAGCCCGTAGACCAATGGCTGGTAGGCGACGAATACATCAATGCGCTGCGCGAGCTGTCGCACGAAATCCACCAGCACAACACCGCAGGCACGGCAGATGCCCAAGCACGCGAGCGCTGGCAAACAACCATCCGCGAGATCAATGCAGGCGTCACCCCGGCTGCCCGAAACTTCAGCGACGCCCTGGGCGAAAGCTCGCGCCACATCGTGCTGCTGCTGATGTGGACCAACATGGGCATGGCCGTGATATTGATCATGCTGACCTTGTGGCACACCCACGGGCTGCTCGCACAACGCCGCCGTGCCGAGCTGAACCTGGAGGCCGAGCGCGAGCAGGCGCGCACCACACTGACAGCCATTGGCGACGCCGTGGTAACAACCAATATGCACGGAGAGATCCTCTACATGAACCCTGCGGCAGAGGCGCTGCTGGCCCGCAGCGCCACGCAGGCCGCCGGGTTGCCACTGGCGCAACTGCTGGTTTTTGACGGCGAGGCACCTCCCTTGTCTGCGAATGCGCTGGTGCAAACCATCCTGCACAGCGGCAGCGCTACGACAGGCAACATCCATCGCACCCTGGTGCGCGCAGACCAGACCATCGTTCCAGTCAAACTCGTAGGTTCGCCCATCCGGCATCAGGGGGCACTCACCGGCGCGGTGCTCGTACTGCACGACGTCACGCGCGAGCAGCACTATGTGGAGCAGCTGTCATGGCAGGCCAGCCACGACGCGCTGACGGGCCTGGTCAACCGGCGCGAGTTCGAGCATCGGCTGGAAGCGCTGCTCGCACAGCCCCGCCCCGTGGGCCGCGAAGGTTCGCTGCTGTATGTGGACATGGACCAGTTCAAGCTCATCAACGACACCTGCGGCCACCAGGCGGGCGATGAGATGCTGCGCGAGGTCTGCCGCATGCTGCAAAGCCACCTGCGCGAGGGCGACACCCTCGCCCGCCTGGGCGGCGACGAATTCGGCATCCTGCTCAAGGACTGCCCCGCAGGCCCCTCGGCCCGCATTGCAGAGCAATTGCGGCAGGCGGGCCAGGAGCTGCGCCTGAACTGGGGTGACCAGCAGCTGCGCACCGGTCTCTCCATCGGTATGGTGCAGCTCATCCCGGCACTCACCTCCATCCAGGAGGCCATGCGCGTGGCCGACATGGCCTGCTACCGCGCCAAGGAGAGTGGGCGCAACCGGGTGTTCATCTACCAGACGGAAGACATTGAAATGAGCCGCCGCGAAGGCGACATGGACTGGGTACGGCGGCTGCGCCTGGCTCTTGAGCACAACCAGTTTCAGCTGTACGCCCAGGCCATTGCCCCCTTGCAACCCGAGGGCGAAACCGGTCTGCACATGGAAGTGTTGCTGCGACTGCCTGAAGACGACGGACAGCTGATTGCACCCGGCTGCTTTATCCCGGCGGCCGAACACTACGGGATGATGCCCTCCATCGACCGGTGGGTCATCCGGCACACACTGGAGGCCCTGGCGCAGCGCCAGAACCTGCCAGGCGTTAATACACCGGTGCACAGCTGCGCCATCAACCTCTCGGGCACCAGTCTGGGCGACGACAGCCTGCTCAAACTCATCCGCAGCGCGCTGACAGAGTCCGGGGTCGACCCCCGAGTACTGTGCTTCGAGATCACGGAAACCAGTGCCATATCTCACCTGCCCAATGCCGTGCGGTTGATGAAAGAACTGCAGCAACTCGGTTGCCGCTTTGCACTGGACGATTTTGGCGCGGGGATGTCGTCGTTCAACTACCTCAAGCACCTGCCGGTGGACTACCTCAAGATCGACGGCAGCTTCGTCAAAGACATGCTGCAAGATGCCGGCAACCGCGCCATGGTGGAGATGATTCACCACATTGGGCAAGTGACGGGCAAACAGACCATTGCAGAGTTTGCAGAATCGCAGGCCATCGTGGACGCATTGCGGGGCATTGGCGTGAACTACGCGCAAGGCTATGCGCTGGCACGGCCGATACCGCTGGATGACTATTTGGCCATGCAGCGCACACCACAACCGGGGCCTCCGGGGAGTGCGGACTCGGTGCAGGCGCCTCCTCGCGCCGGCCAACGTGGCGCCGGCCCTGAAACCGGCGACGGCCCCCCATAG